In one Burkholderiales bacterium GJ-E10 genomic region, the following are encoded:
- a CDS encoding crispr-associated endonuclease Cas1, with translation MISRPAKLRREHYSLAIEQDDTAFVPFEDIAVIVLNHREITITHPVLSACAEYGIGLYATGQNHQPAGVFLPFLSHSRTTRMMRRQLDVARPTAKQVWASIIRRKIENQASCLEFCGRDGVDRLQSYARRVRSGDPENLEAQAAAFYFAQLFGQDFHRAKECWNNAALDYGYAVLRGAIARGLVAHGLHPTIGLFHDSEQNSFNLADDLIEPFRPLVDLYVMKNPASTEGDLIPGDKQALVALLNTDVGMPQGRMSVLSAIEYAVESLVRVYEKDAKDLDLPALIGLQPHRLEY, from the coding sequence ATGATCTCTCGCCCCGCAAAGCTGCGGCGGGAGCATTACTCGCTTGCCATCGAACAGGATGACACTGCCTTCGTACCGTTCGAGGACATCGCGGTTATCGTCCTAAACCATCGTGAGATCACGATCACCCATCCGGTTCTCTCCGCCTGCGCGGAGTACGGAATCGGCCTGTATGCGACCGGGCAGAACCATCAACCCGCAGGCGTATTCCTACCGTTTCTTTCCCACTCGCGTACCACACGCATGATGCGGCGCCAACTCGATGTGGCACGGCCGACAGCAAAGCAAGTCTGGGCGAGCATCATTCGGCGGAAGATCGAAAATCAAGCGTCTTGCCTAGAATTTTGCGGCAGGGATGGAGTCGACCGCCTTCAATCCTACGCCCGCCGCGTTCGCTCCGGCGATCCGGAAAACCTCGAGGCGCAAGCGGCAGCATTTTATTTCGCTCAATTATTCGGGCAAGATTTCCATCGGGCCAAGGAGTGCTGGAACAACGCGGCGCTCGATTACGGGTATGCGGTCCTGCGTGGTGCGATCGCGCGGGGGTTGGTGGCGCACGGACTCCATCCGACGATCGGACTCTTCCACGACAGCGAACAAAACTCCTTCAATCTCGCCGATGATCTGATCGAACCGTTCCGGCCACTGGTCGATTTGTACGTCATGAAGAATCCCGCATCGACCGAAGGCGATTTGATCCCCGGAGACAAACAAGCCCTCGTGGCGTTGCTCAACACCGATGTCGGCATGCCGCAAGGCAGAATGTCCGTTCTCTCCGCGATTGAATACGCCGTGGAAAGTCTCGTGCGCGTCTATGAGAAGGATGCGAAAGACCTGGACCTGCCCGCCCTGATCGGCTTGCAGCCGCATCGCCTGGAGTATTGA
- a CDS encoding recombinase B produces the protein MQRRVNKPGVETRAGLRVERALPVWSDPLGLIGEADVVEFGADGTPCPVEYKVGKRPADPRLCFER, from the coding sequence GTGCAGCGGCGGGTTAATAAGCCCGGGGTCGAAACGCGAGCGGGGCTGCGCGTAGAGCGCGCGCTGCCTGTCTGGAGCGACCCGCTCGGCCTGATCGGGGAGGCCGATGTCGTCGAGTTCGGGGCGGACGGTACTCCATGCCCCGTCGAATACAAGGTTGGTAAGCGCCCGGCAGATCCGCGCTTGTGCTTCGAACGCTAA
- a CDS encoding 2-oxoisovalerate dehydrogenase, E1 component beta subunit gives MSEIHFIVEEAPEGGFTAHAVGVDILTEADDLAGLHQQVRDAVRCHFDEREKPSLIRLHITREEALAA, from the coding sequence ATGAGCGAAATCCATTTCATCGTTGAGGAAGCGCCGGAGGGCGGGTTCACAGCCCATGCGGTTGGGGTCGACATCCTTACCGAGGCTGACGACCTGGCCGGATTGCACCAGCAGGTGCGTGACGCCGTGCGCTGCCATTTCGATGAGCGGGAGAAGCCCAGCCTGATCCGCCTGCACATCACGCGCGAAGAGGCGCTGGCTGCGTGA
- a CDS encoding crispr-associated protein, Csd2 family, producing the protein MIARRPQRKDNAPAYALSDRLTVTKAADDTARNFGTYSALFDGQAIAPGQRLDVAPNIQLIRRCQA; encoded by the coding sequence ATGATCGCTCGGCGGCCCCAGCGAAAAGACAACGCGCCAGCCTACGCCCTGTCCGACCGCCTGACGGTGACGAAAGCCGCCGATGACACGGCCCGAAACTTTGGCACATACTCCGCCCTGTTCGACGGTCAGGCCATCGCGCCCGGACAGAGATTGGACGTCGCGCCGAACATCCAGTTGATACGGAGATGCCAAGCATGA
- a CDS encoding hypothetical truncated transposase, which produces MHSIAALDIESLPRDVDALLEVIAEQRKQFSAVLESLCAQLAKMKQMTFGSRSERFAGQALLFTEDLPIPPAPPKLPTTTVAAHERKRRGRPALPAHLPRVRKEYDLTDDQKAGFDRIVLIGEVVSSTLDVIPQKVFVIDHARAKYRCTKDGITSIVVADAQPSPLPKSNASAGMLAHVLVSKYCDGIPLARQEKIFARYGVDLARTTLDDWTLASTEKLAVLMPAFKAHVLGAPGMFADDTTLKLVEEGRRRSRTARLWVYVSSGARQDPQGNWIAYPKAAYFEFTETREAIHPTRFLKGYRGFVQADDYNGYHPTFATGLAKHCLCWAHVRRRYFEVASQPGASPLASEALSFIRGIYLVDSEYKDATPDQRLAARKKHTVALLEKFYAWLCHHQPSLLPRSPLGKAFAYTLSNWAALMRFTTDGTVSPDSNLVERTIRPVAVGRKAWLFAASERGGHAAAVAFSLIESCKLAGVEPYAYLRDVLQRIDGHRIDRLHELLPFNWKPTGDCNPV; this is translated from the coding sequence ATGCACTCGATCGCCGCCCTCGACATCGAATCTCTTCCTCGTGATGTCGATGCGCTGCTCGAAGTGATCGCCGAGCAGCGCAAACAGTTCTCCGCAGTGCTCGAGTCGCTGTGCGCCCAGCTCGCGAAGATGAAGCAGATGACCTTCGGGTCGCGCTCGGAGCGCTTCGCAGGCCAGGCGCTGCTCTTCACCGAGGATCTTCCCATTCCCCCGGCGCCGCCGAAGCTCCCGACGACGACGGTTGCCGCGCACGAGCGCAAGCGTCGCGGACGTCCAGCGCTTCCGGCACACCTGCCGCGGGTCCGCAAGGAATATGACCTCACGGACGATCAGAAGGCCGGATTCGACCGGATCGTGCTCATCGGCGAAGTCGTCAGCTCCACGCTCGACGTCATTCCGCAGAAGGTATTCGTGATCGACCACGCGCGGGCGAAGTATCGCTGCACCAAGGACGGAATTACTTCGATCGTCGTGGCCGATGCGCAACCTTCGCCGCTGCCCAAGAGCAACGCCAGCGCCGGGATGCTCGCGCACGTACTGGTGTCCAAGTACTGCGACGGAATTCCGCTCGCCCGCCAGGAGAAGATCTTCGCCCGGTACGGAGTCGATCTGGCGCGCACGACGCTCGACGACTGGACCCTGGCAAGCACGGAGAAGCTCGCCGTCTTGATGCCCGCGTTCAAGGCGCACGTTCTGGGCGCCCCCGGGATGTTTGCCGACGACACGACACTGAAGCTCGTCGAGGAGGGTCGACGAAGATCGCGCACCGCAAGGCTCTGGGTGTACGTCAGCAGCGGTGCGAGACAAGATCCCCAGGGAAACTGGATCGCCTACCCCAAGGCGGCGTACTTCGAGTTCACCGAAACCCGGGAGGCGATCCACCCAACCCGGTTCCTGAAGGGGTACCGCGGCTTTGTGCAAGCCGACGACTACAACGGTTATCACCCAACCTTTGCCACGGGGTTGGCGAAGCATTGCCTATGCTGGGCGCATGTGCGAAGGCGCTACTTCGAGGTTGCGTCGCAGCCGGGAGCATCGCCTCTGGCCAGCGAGGCCCTGTCGTTCATCCGCGGCATCTATCTCGTCGACTCCGAGTACAAGGACGCCACGCCAGACCAGCGGCTTGCGGCAAGAAAGAAGCACACCGTTGCGCTGCTGGAGAAGTTCTATGCGTGGTTGTGCCACCACCAGCCGAGCCTGTTGCCGCGATCTCCCCTTGGCAAAGCGTTCGCGTACACGCTCTCGAACTGGGCGGCGCTCATGCGCTTCACCACGGACGGCACCGTTTCGCCGGACTCCAACTTGGTCGAGCGAACGATTCGCCCGGTCGCCGTAGGCAGAAAGGCATGGCTCTTCGCAGCATCCGAGCGCGGAGGACACGCCGCAGCGGTTGCCTTCAGCCTCATCGAATCGTGCAAACTTGCGGGTGTGGAACCCTACGCATACCTTCGCGACGTGCTGCAGCGCATCGACGGTCATCGCATCGACCGTCTGCACGAGTTGCTGCCCTTCAACTGGAAGCCCACCGGTGACTGCAACCCCGTTTGA
- a CDS encoding integrase catalytic subunit, protein MIARNVEEAHGAGARLRLACETAGIDLRTLQRWKVQDGLQTGDRRPQAVRPEPAHALSAQEREAVLATANEPRFADMPPARIVPALADEGTYLASESTFCRLLRAQGQNAHRGRSKPPQASRAPSTHIATAPREVWCWDMTYLPAKVAGMWFYLYLIMDLYSRKIIAWEVHDTDDADHAAKVVQRAALAEGIAANEQRPVLHGDNGSTLKATTVLAMLHWLGVKPSYSRPRVSDDNAFVESLFRTAKYRPEFPTGGFQDLDAARQWAARFVHWYNNEHRHSGIRYVTPAQRHAGQDVEILAARHDLYLQARSRNPARWSRHTRDWTPAGAVALNPERDSIVAQAGIRVHKQVHVV, encoded by the coding sequence ATGATTGCCCGAAACGTGGAAGAGGCGCACGGCGCCGGCGCACGGCTGCGTCTGGCCTGCGAGACCGCCGGAATCGATTTGCGCACCCTGCAACGCTGGAAGGTCCAGGACGGGCTGCAAACGGGTGATCGGCGCCCGCAGGCAGTCCGCCCCGAACCGGCGCATGCGCTCAGCGCACAGGAACGCGAGGCGGTCCTGGCGACCGCCAACGAACCGCGCTTTGCCGACATGCCGCCAGCGCGGATCGTGCCGGCCCTGGCCGACGAAGGAACGTACCTCGCCAGCGAATCGACCTTCTGCCGGCTGCTTCGGGCGCAAGGGCAGAACGCCCATCGCGGGCGATCCAAGCCTCCGCAGGCGAGCCGTGCGCCGAGCACGCACATCGCCACGGCACCGCGCGAGGTATGGTGCTGGGACATGACCTACTTGCCCGCGAAGGTGGCCGGCATGTGGTTCTACCTGTACCTGATCATGGATCTTTACAGCCGCAAGATCATCGCCTGGGAGGTGCACGACACCGACGACGCCGATCATGCCGCCAAGGTGGTCCAGCGCGCGGCCTTGGCCGAGGGGATCGCCGCAAACGAGCAACGACCGGTCCTGCACGGCGACAACGGCTCCACGCTCAAGGCCACGACGGTGCTGGCGATGCTGCACTGGCTGGGCGTCAAGCCCTCGTACTCGCGCCCGCGGGTGAGCGACGACAACGCATTCGTCGAGTCCTTGTTCCGCACGGCAAAGTACCGACCGGAATTCCCGACTGGCGGCTTCCAGGACCTCGATGCCGCACGCCAGTGGGCGGCGCGATTCGTGCACTGGTACAACAACGAACACCGGCACAGCGGGATTCGGTACGTCACCCCGGCGCAGCGACATGCCGGTCAGGACGTCGAGATCCTCGCGGCGAGACACGATCTTTACCTGCAAGCTCGCAGCCGCAACCCGGCACGTTGGTCGCGCCACACGCGCGACTGGACGCCGGCCGGGGCCGTCGCCCTGAACCCAGAGCGCGACTCCATCGTTGCCCAGGCCGGAATCAGGGTTCATAAACAGGTTCACGTTGTATGA
- a CDS encoding Mu transposase/integrase has translation MSEPDPGRAVALFRYGLIADLIHRPPAMPGLYALLARKAEQSYVIPGTTRTRVATETLRDWLQSYRRGGFDALVPKPRSDRGQSRALPQAVADALLSLKDEQPGLSIPLLIDTLRKQGAIGPEQDVPRTTVHRLLSRAGLMHKGAEQPTDQDRRRFAYAQPGQLWMSDVMHGPTVSVGASRRKTYLIAFIDDATRVVPYCAFALSENTAAFLPVFKQALMRRSIPQRLFVDNGANYRSQHLALVCAKLGVALIHARPYQPAGKGKQERWFRTVRSQLLSRLSAEDTASLDALNRRLWAWVEGEYHRTPHRGLDGQTPLERWAQCAEHLRAPDPRLDLDDLFLFEAKRRVHRDRTVSLNGTVFEVDASLVNETVTLRFDPAAPAGRGIEVWHNSVFIHRAKPVDAYANCFVRRNRPSRTLEAQAQPGSQPTPGLALRRLLTDKPDEESR, from the coding sequence ATGTCCGAGCCCGATCCCGGCCGGGCCGTGGCGCTGTTTCGCTACGGCCTGATCGCCGACCTCATCCACCGTCCGCCCGCCATGCCGGGCCTGTACGCGCTGCTCGCCCGCAAGGCCGAACAGTCCTACGTCATCCCGGGAACCACGCGCACCCGGGTGGCGACCGAGACCTTGCGCGACTGGTTGCAGTCGTACCGGCGCGGCGGCTTCGACGCGCTGGTGCCCAAGCCGCGATCCGACCGCGGCCAATCCCGTGCGCTGCCCCAGGCCGTGGCCGACGCGCTGCTCAGCCTCAAGGACGAGCAGCCCGGGCTGTCGATCCCGCTGCTCATCGACACCCTGCGCAAGCAAGGCGCGATCGGACCCGAGCAGGACGTGCCCAGGACCACCGTGCACCGCCTGCTCAGCCGTGCCGGCCTGATGCACAAGGGCGCCGAGCAACCCACCGACCAGGATCGCCGGCGCTTCGCATACGCGCAGCCCGGTCAGCTGTGGATGAGCGACGTCATGCACGGCCCGACGGTGAGCGTCGGCGCAAGCCGCCGCAAGACCTACCTGATCGCGTTCATCGACGATGCCACCCGCGTCGTGCCGTACTGCGCCTTCGCCCTGTCGGAGAACACGGCCGCGTTCCTGCCCGTGTTCAAGCAGGCCCTGATGCGCCGCTCGATCCCCCAGCGCCTGTTCGTCGATAACGGCGCCAACTACCGCTCGCAGCACCTCGCGCTCGTCTGCGCCAAGCTGGGCGTTGCGCTGATCCACGCCCGCCCTTACCAGCCTGCGGGCAAGGGCAAGCAGGAACGCTGGTTCCGTACCGTACGCTCCCAACTGCTCTCGCGCCTCAGCGCCGAGGACACCGCCAGTCTCGATGCGCTCAACCGCCGTCTGTGGGCCTGGGTCGAGGGCGAGTATCACCGCACCCCGCACCGCGGACTCGATGGACAGACTCCGCTCGAGCGCTGGGCCCAGTGCGCCGAGCACCTGCGCGCACCCGACCCGCGCCTCGATCTCGATGACCTGTTCCTCTTCGAGGCCAAGCGGCGCGTGCACCGCGATCGCACGGTCAGCCTCAACGGCACCGTCTTCGAGGTCGATGCCTCGCTCGTCAACGAGACCGTCACCCTGCGCTTCGACCCGGCCGCCCCCGCCGGCCGCGGCATCGAGGTCTGGCACAACAGCGTCTTCATCCACCGCGCCAAGCCGGTCGATGCCTACGCCAACTGCTTCGTGCGCCGCAATCGGCCTTCCCGCACTCTGGAGGCCCAGGCCCAGCCCGGATCGCAGCCCACCCCCGGCCTGGCGCTGCGCAGGCTGCTGACCGATAAACCCGATGAGGAGTCGCGCTGA
- a CDS encoding ATPase AAA — MRACLAGFAGRGLRLIEVDKADLVDLPAIAALVAPRPERFIAFCDDLSFEMGDASYKALKAALDGSIAAGASNLLVYATSNRRHLMPESMEENLAGTYDAQGDLHPAETVEEKISLSERFGLWLSFRSFRQDDYLEIVAHWLRHFGLAAPDIEAARGEALRFALQRGSRSGRVALQFARDYAGRQGLADTVAAGSS, encoded by the coding sequence GTGCGGGCCTGTCTTGCGGGGTTTGCCGGGCGCGGGCTCCGGCTGATCGAAGTCGACAAGGCCGACCTCGTCGATCTTCCGGCGATTGCCGCGCTGGTCGCGCCGCGCCCGGAGCGTTTCATCGCGTTCTGCGACGACCTTTCATTCGAAATGGGGGACGCGTCGTACAAGGCGTTGAAGGCCGCGCTCGACGGCTCGATCGCGGCCGGCGCGTCGAACCTGCTCGTCTACGCCACCTCCAACCGCCGCCACCTCATGCCGGAATCGATGGAGGAAAACCTCGCCGGTACCTACGACGCCCAGGGCGACCTGCACCCTGCGGAGACGGTGGAGGAAAAGATCTCGCTCTCGGAGCGCTTCGGCCTGTGGCTGTCGTTCCGCTCGTTCCGCCAGGACGATTACCTGGAGATCGTCGCCCACTGGTTGCGCCACTTCGGGCTGGCCGCGCCGGACATCGAAGCGGCGCGCGGCGAAGCCTTGCGCTTCGCGCTACAGCGCGGCTCGCGCTCCGGCCGGGTCGCGCTGCAGTTCGCGCGCGATTACGCGGGGCGGCAAGGCTTGGCCGATACGGTTGCGGCGGGATCGTCTTAG
- a CDS encoding type II secretory pathway, component ExeA (predicted ATPase), translated as MYLAHFGFTHYPFERALAPDELFGAVALREAQARLQHLVELRGIGLITGEVGSGKTTACRHLASALHPGLYRLFYVTLSTGNVLDMYKSIAWQLGLPIERNRACAYRAIQAEVLRMTSEARQHPVLVIDEAQHLRNDVLEDLRLLTNYAMDSERRLTLLFVGLTELRRRLSMAVHESLEQRIVVRYHLNGFSREELPAYLTHRLQLAGSTLPLFDPAATEALYQASQGLPRRVNRAAHYALSAAALAKSQQVSTEHVQTALEEFRP; from the coding sequence ATGTATCTGGCCCACTTCGGCTTCACCCACTATCCCTTCGAGCGCGCGCTCGCCCCCGACGAGCTCTTCGGCGCCGTGGCGCTGCGCGAGGCCCAGGCACGGCTGCAGCACCTCGTCGAGCTGCGCGGCATCGGCCTGATCACCGGCGAAGTCGGCAGCGGCAAGACCACCGCCTGCCGGCACCTCGCCTCGGCCCTGCACCCAGGGCTCTATCGCCTGTTCTACGTCACGCTCTCGACCGGCAACGTGCTCGACATGTACAAGTCGATCGCCTGGCAGCTCGGCCTGCCCATCGAGCGCAACCGTGCCTGCGCCTACCGCGCGATCCAGGCCGAGGTCCTGCGCATGACCTCCGAAGCGCGCCAGCACCCCGTCCTGGTGATCGACGAGGCGCAGCACCTGCGCAACGACGTGCTCGAAGACCTGCGCCTGCTGACCAACTACGCGATGGATTCCGAGCGCCGCTTGACGCTGCTGTTCGTCGGTCTGACCGAGCTGCGTCGCCGCCTCTCGATGGCGGTGCACGAATCGCTCGAGCAGCGCATCGTCGTGCGCTACCACCTCAACGGCTTCTCCCGTGAAGAGCTCCCCGCCTACCTGACCCACCGCCTGCAACTCGCCGGCAGCACACTGCCGCTGTTCGACCCCGCCGCCACCGAGGCCCTCTACCAAGCCTCCCAGGGACTGCCGCGCCGCGTCAACCGCGCCGCCCACTACGCCCTGTCCGCCGCCGCCCTGGCTAAATCCCAGCAGGTCAGCACCGAGCACGTCCAAACCGCTCTCGAGGAGTTCCGGCCATGA
- a CDS encoding transposition helper protein — MAKYGQAFKDKMVARMLPPENTPIEVLAQEARVSVGTLERWRSESLSRPARERVWTAAARLEAVLTTAALDEASRNAWCRQNGVYPQELAAWREAATQALADPEDMRATPQQTRADRRRIKELEREVRRKDKALAETTALLVLSKKLEAIFHKGEDE; from the coding sequence GTGGCGAAATACGGACAGGCATTCAAGGACAAGATGGTGGCGCGGATGCTGCCGCCGGAGAACACACCAATTGAGGTTCTCGCGCAGGAGGCACGGGTGAGCGTCGGGACGCTGGAGCGTTGGCGCAGTGAATCGCTGTCCAGACCCGCTCGCGAGCGGGTCTGGACAGCGGCGGCGCGGCTGGAGGCGGTGCTGACGACGGCCGCGCTGGACGAGGCGTCGCGTAACGCCTGGTGTCGGCAAAACGGCGTGTACCCGCAGGAACTTGCCGCCTGGCGGGAGGCGGCCACGCAGGCGTTGGCCGATCCGGAGGATATGCGCGCGACGCCGCAACAGACGCGAGCGGACCGGCGCCGGATCAAGGAGTTGGAACGGGAAGTCCGGCGCAAGGACAAGGCGCTGGCGGAGACGACGGCGTTGCTGGTGCTCTCAAAAAAACTCGAGGCGATCTTCCACAAGGGCGAGGACGAATGA
- a CDS encoding transposase IS116/IS110/IS902 family protein translates to MDATTYAVDLAKHVFQVHWVDPASGEIHRKKLSRAKLSEFFAQLQPARIVMEACGGAHHWARRLVAMGHEPELLPAKQVRAFVRGNKDDAADARAIWVAASHEDIRRVPIKSCDQQAIQSLHRIRSHWITTQTATVNMLRGLMYEFGVVLPQGRHAGLRVLAERRAQFNESLPELMVRLVDELQRTLKEIAHNIEVAEGEIAAVQKSSETAKALRQIPGVGVLGATALAAVLGDGKAWRNGREFAASLGLSPGHQGTGGKVRMGGITKRGDPYLRTLLISGAHAVAISKSRTEWFTKILERRPTNVAAVAWANKTARTAWALIRHGRAYDASWKASAPVAA, encoded by the coding sequence ATGGATGCTACAACCTATGCAGTGGATCTTGCCAAGCATGTATTCCAGGTTCATTGGGTTGATCCCGCCAGCGGGGAGATCCACCGTAAGAAGCTCAGCCGCGCCAAGCTCTCGGAGTTCTTCGCACAGCTTCAGCCGGCCAGGATCGTGATGGAGGCTTGTGGGGGTGCCCACCATTGGGCCCGCCGTCTTGTCGCGATGGGTCATGAGCCCGAGTTGCTGCCCGCCAAGCAGGTGCGTGCGTTCGTGCGCGGCAACAAGGATGATGCCGCCGATGCGCGAGCAATCTGGGTCGCGGCCTCGCACGAGGATATCCGGCGCGTTCCGATCAAGAGCTGTGACCAGCAAGCCATCCAGTCGCTGCACCGGATCAGGTCGCATTGGATCACCACGCAGACAGCGACCGTCAACATGCTCCGGGGACTGATGTATGAGTTCGGGGTGGTGCTGCCGCAAGGGCGCCATGCGGGCTTGCGTGTGCTGGCCGAGCGCCGCGCCCAATTTAACGAGAGCTTGCCGGAGCTGATGGTGCGTCTGGTCGATGAGTTGCAGCGAACGCTCAAGGAGATCGCGCACAACATCGAGGTGGCCGAAGGCGAGATTGCCGCCGTACAAAAGAGCTCAGAGACGGCCAAGGCGCTGCGCCAGATCCCGGGCGTGGGTGTCTTGGGGGCGACCGCCCTGGCGGCCGTTCTGGGCGATGGCAAGGCCTGGCGCAACGGGCGGGAGTTTGCCGCCAGCCTGGGGCTGAGCCCGGGTCATCAGGGGACCGGCGGCAAGGTTCGCATGGGCGGCATCACCAAGCGCGGCGACCCGTATCTGCGCACGCTGCTCATCAGCGGTGCGCACGCGGTGGCAATATCGAAGAGTCGCACCGAATGGTTCACCAAGATCCTGGAGCGCCGACCGACGAACGTCGCTGCGGTTGCATGGGCCAACAAGACTGCAAGAACAGCCTGGGCATTAATCCGGCACGGGCGCGCTTATGACGCGAGCTGGAAGGCGAGCGCACCCGTGGCGGCCTGA
- a CDS encoding crispr-associated protein Cas2 yields MRLLVFFDLPMVTKAEKRAYVQFRKFLLNDGYDMIQWSVYGRIINGRDAETKHMTRLSDNLPPEGSRRASR; encoded by the coding sequence ATGCGATTGCTCGTCTTCTTCGATCTGCCGATGGTGACCAAGGCCGAAAAGCGGGCCTATGTGCAATTCCGCAAGTTTCTGCTCAACGATGGCTACGACATGATCCAGTGGTCGGTATACGGCCGGATCATCAATGGCAGGGATGCGGAAACCAAGCACATGACGCGCCTTTCCGACAATCTGCCGCCGGAGGGGTCGCGGCGCGCGTCAAGGTAG
- a CDS encoding transposase: MILSPAVQAFVYRDVVDMRRGVDGLLRLVTDAFSHSAFSGHVFVFIGSRRDKVKMLWWHSTGFVMLYKRLERGRFPAPHMLASRGLSMAELMAFLEGIDLSRAKRIAHVNASRVA; encoded by the coding sequence ATGATTCTGTCGCCCGCGGTACAAGCGTTCGTATACCGCGACGTGGTGGATATGCGCCGCGGGGTCGATGGTCTTCTGCGCCTGGTGACGGATGCGTTTTCGCACTCCGCCTTCAGCGGCCATGTGTTCGTCTTTATCGGAAGCCGCCGAGACAAGGTCAAGATGCTGTGGTGGCACAGCACCGGTTTCGTGATGCTCTACAAGCGCCTGGAACGGGGGCGGTTTCCGGCACCGCACATGCTGGCCTCGCGTGGTTTGTCGATGGCTGAACTCATGGCGTTTCTCGAGGGAATCGACCTCTCGCGCGCAAAGCGCATCGCACACGTGAACGCATCGCGCGTCGCGTAG